The sequence CTACTGTAATATTTGCAGGCTATTTGTAAACGCGTGATGTATTCAATTTCTGTTCCAATTCACAAACTTGCTTGATGGAAAATAATAAGTGATATgatctttttaatattttcttcttaaAACCTCTTGAGAAATTTTTGTCTCGCCTTCTTTTTTGAGATACCCACATTGATATACCTTAAAAATTTATTACGACCCACTATCATCTAAATATTATTATAACTGATCCAATAGATACATGAAATTACAAATGCTGGATTTATATGTACTGGGTCTGAGGTAGCCCTATTGGAGACGACCCTCTCTGACAATCGGCGTCAATGAACTTGGATGGCAGGATGCCTGAAAAttccaaatcaattaatcaatcaatgtcaatagtttctagtagttcctacaacctcaccatccttgtgaactagggggTCGTCtgaggggagcctgtaggtctaccaactgagttatcagcagctattgcctggccctcctaagtcctagcttggtggagagggatgTTGggcagtctctaggtcattgtcctgccccttacctctgccattcatgttttagaaatatttttgctCTTTTCTCCAACAAATCAAAATTCGTTGGTTTTATGCAAGATACTTTGTTGTTAAAAGTGTTTTCAAATGTTCTCATCTGTTATCGAAAACATAAAGTTTTCATCAACTTATCTAATTCAAATGATATTTTAAGGGTTAATGTACACCAGCGTTTCTTTTTACAAATATTCATTTAGATTAGAGGATGatatgaaatttttcattaaataggAAAATGTTATTTGAGTAAAAGACATTCTTTTGATGGTTTTTGAAGTGCGATAAAAATATTAATTGCTTTTCTAAGTAAGGGGAAGATTCTTAGGAAAGACAAACAAACGAATATTTATACATGAAAGAATCTTTCATTTTTtgatatttcatttcgtattttattattattattattattattattattattattattattattattattaagtcctAGGCCAGGGCATACCAACCTACGGCTCAGGAGCCGCATGCGGATCTTTAAGATCAAACCATATTTAGTAGATAACTCTATACTAAATTTGTCAGCCTTTACTAATGTGAACCAAACGGAGTTGGAGCTTGAAATAGGTGGTTTGCAGGAAAAGGTTAGGGGTATCAAAATTTTAAGCTTTACTTTGATCTAGAGTCTTTAGAAACGATGAGTCACGTTAGTAGTCAACACAAATTGGGAAAattactaaatttaaaaaaaaaaaacacaaaggtaAGATTGTTATTGAGGTTTGGATTTGGATTACATTACTAGAAAACTTAAGAAAATGTAAAGTTTGCATTTGTGGTACTCTCCATTTTCAGATTCATTTATTAGGAGAGCAAATCAGGCGCTGGTTGTTGTTTGGTCCCTGTGAGCGGAGACTGTACCGAGTCTGGGACGGAGTAGTTTTCCCATTGGCTGAGACACTCGCTGGGAAAGGATCCGTCACAGTCGGGCTGCTGCTACACTCACAGACCTCAGTGATAGACAGGGTCTGAGTAATGCTGGCCTAAGTTCCCAGTGACGCTCCCTGAGCGAGCCTAAATTACAGGCAATCTGTTCTGCCGCTCAGCTCCCAGGTCCAGTACGTCCTGAGCTGCTTCCTGATTGGCTGAGATGCTTGCCGGGAGAGTCTCTGTCACAGGCAGGCTGTCGGGTCGCTGATCGTTCTTATGCTTGTCGATGTGGGCAAAGGGTTGATTGGTGTTCCTATGGCAGGAGGGGAAGAGGAACATCTCTTGTGTGTTATTGAGGTTCAGATTTTCCTGCTGTATGAGCAGGGCCTCAAGGATCGTTCTATTGCCAGTGATGTCTTTTCTTTTGATGCATTTGTTGTGCACCAAGAGCTGGCACAGCTTAATAGCACCCTGGTGAACCTGGCAGGACAAACTTTTAGAAAGTTTCGTCATCATACCAATATAACGGCCGCAAATCCAGGACTGGGTATTGGTAGGAATAGCTGACATTTGACTTCTTCAGAAAGTTTTGCATGGTAGGAGCTGGATTGTTTTTCATGACAAGGGATCTGGTCCTCGTTATTTGATAATAGATTATCAAGATGATTTCACTTCCTACTTGTCGTGATGTTGTTCCTTATAATCTTCATAGCCTTCTTGTCTTCCTGGTACTGCTTGTGCATAAAACCCTTGTAGTATAGGTTGACATTTGGATGTACTGCTCGCTGCTGCGCCCACTTTCGTACTAATTATCCATGACACGTTTGACCTCTTGGTTGACCTCCCGATTGGAGTAGCTGTTGCTCACAAGGACCTGGGTAATCCTTTCCAATTCCTTGTGGGTCTCCGTCGAGGAAGAACAATGTTAGAGGGCCTGACAAACATAGGCTCGGATAGTAGAGGTCTTGTACCTAATGGGATGTTCACTTTCACCATTCAAGCAGAGGTCTAAGTTCGTGGGTTTTGTGTAGATGGTAATGTTGAAACCATGCTCAACAGTCGAGACCAGGACATCCAAGAAGGGAATGCGGCCATTGTGATGATGCTCCACTGAAAATCTAAGGGATCTGCTCTCCTTAAATGTCCTACAGAATTCATCTATGTGGTCAGAAGAGGGGGGTTATACACAGGTCTCATCTATGTAGCTGAAGTGTATTTCGGGGCGAtctacatgtgaaaaaaaaaatcactcctcAATGACTCCcatgtaaaagttggcaaagaggaCACTTAGAGGAGAGTCCATTGCCACACCATCCTTTTATATGTACATGTGCCCATGATAGGTGGTGAAAGGGGCCGTCTTTGGACATATTACCAGGAGAGTGCGGGTGCCATGTTCAGAATATTGAGTGGAGGGGTCAAATCATCCTTATAGACCCGATCCAGAATAAGCTGGATGGTTTCGTCTACAGGAACATTAGTGAAAAGTGACTCCACATCAAGAGATGCAAGGACTCCTTCACTGGAATGCCCTGACAAACATTAAAGGGCATTCCAGTGAAGGaacagggagagaccgaatagtaattctgggaaaaaaaatatatatagctacatatgtAGCTCTATTGTAAAagggcgattattattattattattgttctgtgCACTATAGGTTTCTTTATGTTTGATTATACAAAACTTACTGCATATCCACATGAATTTACTAACATTTACGGAATTCAAATATAACTTTTACTTGTTTAATTTAGAtagaaaattcttcatttattgtctgtATCTGTCGTTAAAGATGCTTACCAGTAACATTGAGAGTGGAGATGAGTAGCAGAGGTGGTAGTGTTGCTACCTGACATCGATACTGTCCTCCATCTTTCACTTGGGCATCTCTGATAACTAGCTGCCATCGTTGCCATTTGTCGCCAGATTCTTGGAGCAAGGAGTACCTGTTATAGAGTAGTTTACTTACAATGATTATTTGACTGTAATGGCTTTGCAAAATTATTCGTTCATGGTTTGATGTTAGTCAAATACACGGATTAGTTTAGAATAGGacatataaggtatatataaacacaaagatTATTTGACTGTGAGGGTTCTGAAAACTTATATACGTTGATTTTGCGGTTTAGACAAAACTCAGATTGATTttggatatatatttattgtattcaAATTATAGAAATTTTAGAGGTATTAATCACCAGATTCTTGAAGCTGAGAACCTGGGGTTTCTTAGTTTTAAAGATTATTTGACTAAGGGCTTTTCAAAATTGTATGTGAATGGATTTGCTATTTAGacaaataatcagatttagagTAATATGACATACAGTATTTTGAAAGATGGGAGGTCAGACCAGGTAATAGACAGAATTCTCTAAATGAGGacgtttgttttcattattttcattgttgagaATACTTTGATTCGATTATTAAGATACAAGAGgtcaaataatctaaaaaaaagttaaaaatgtccAGTTTatattcatcagagagagagagagagagagagagagagagagagagagagagagagagagagagagagagagagagagagagagagagttagagttaTTAAATCTACCTGCTATCTTTAGAATATGTATGCGACTCCCATGTAAGTAATTCcaaattatcatcaacatctctaaGCCATGATACCTGAAAATAAGTAAATATTGCAATttagattttttcattttctttttgtaagTATACAAACAATAGAAATACTATAATTCATGTGTACTTATCTGTATAGTTATTCATAAGATATTCAACTTCAATTTAATAtgctttatggaaaaaaaatgtcaGTAACTCAATAAAACCCAACGCTAGGGTAACTCACTGATTCATTAGTAACGTCATGCACCATACAATCTAAGGTAGCAGTCGTCCCTAGGTAGACATTAATCGTAGAATTAGTTGACGCAAAGTGAGGCTCGTGAATTTGGTGCTCCTCATGAGTATGGTGGGTATGGTGGGCGTGATCATACTGACCCTCTGACACCACGACGAACCTAGGGAACCTCGATTTGCGAGGAAGAATCACTGGTACTCCAACAACGGATGTAGATATAGAGGTTGCAATTAAGGTCTCCTTCAAGTAGGTAGCTGTGGTTGATCCTGTGTTAGAGAAAAAGGATTTGATTACTTTATTTCTTTTAAACAGAAGAGTGATCCCTAAAAAATGTGCTTTCATAAACGAATGCCATGCTTGAGAAACTGTAATCGAATGATAGGCCTGAGGAACTGAAAAAGGATGATAGTCCTGAGAAACTGTAAACAAAGGATAGGACTGAGAAACGGAAAACAAAGGATAGGCCTGAGAAACTGTAATCAAAGGATAGGCCCGAGAAACTGAAAACAAAGGATAGACCTGAGAAACTGTAATCAAAGGATAGGCCTGAGAAACTGAAAACAAAGAACAGGACTGAGAAACTGTAAACAAATGATAGACCTGAGAAACTGTAATCAAAGGATAGGCCTGAGAAACTGAAAACAAAGAACAGGACTGAGAAATAGAAAACAAAGGATAGGCCTGAGAAACTGTAATCAAAGGATAGGACTGAGAAACTGAAAATAAACGATAGGACTGAGAAACTGTAAACAAGTAATAGGCCAGAAAAACTGTAATCAAAGGATAGGACTGAGAAACAGAAAACAAAGAATAGGCCtaagaaacggattttgaacgtagtgaaaaatctatttttgggtgaaagagccatgtcgtcctgatggaaattccttcgttggtagcttcctaagttatatgtgactacagtgatatatcccagagaatttaccgaaggtacccagaattctaactcctggagcgagcatcccttaaatctctccaagggatatcgcgtaaggacgtatctcgacacgtctcatagctatttacaccccaaatagcctttcattacgagaaggaatgtggcaagaaaaaaataggagagtcttagagaggtaaacactcgactctcctaatgtactgtaaaatagttcgggcttccgccgctACGAGGCGCCACCAAACATTCTTCCGtagcttttaaagtatttattatagatacagtaccatagggagggataaacaccctttaaccaaaggaggttaaatagatttttcactacgttcaaaatccgttttttgggcttaggccatgttgtgctgatggaagtttaccagagcattaatgtatctgtggatttaattgtgccgttatctcgagttgactatttcctaattggacataaagacaaaagacacttgatgttaccgcaatacatcaatcaactgagcatgtcatgtgccagttcttcctgccccctacagggaaagtctgtatagactctaggaaaaaaacccgaggattgtgagttcaaggaacaatttagtaagcagaagtatattgtgtcatatatacataaagagtagtttgtatcaggtactgaatagagtactgtacctcccaagtctgccaatcagacaagtttatgttcacgtagaaatcataatacagtaacaaacatagtacaaccaaacttatctgtttgcataacaagggatcttgtccctcaagatctcaagaggatcaaggatgctctgaatataatcaaataatcttacggcgagatagacgcaaagattccttccatggtttattaacaagaaacacagaaattatgattaaatcatatattttatgctatacatagacataaaaagcataattgtaataacaaaagaaacattgccactctatgaaataggaaatttcaataaatgttattactaaaaacatcacgcataaatatgctggcacacatgtcgaatattatgcttaagttcacttaactgagtaagacagtatataatgtccatatcgacactcaatatcatgatataccgaagtctatcatgtacacccttcactaacagtcccaattagtgcactgtccttcgcagtaatcaaactacaggctttattacacagcctgcagccactacatgaagttttatttcttgcagttgcttcgcatagtgcttgaaaaatactctggaggacttccaaccagtataagcacgcagattatcaaacgacatagtttggaaaaaattgagagacgaggcaaccattcttggatcatgacctgcgggtgtactatcaggatccgccctgcgaataaagtaagtgattttcgcccttatctgtttcaaagataatgtcgaaccagaagtctctcccctaaaaggttggccttccctaaagtctgaagttgtacgaagatagacctttaagcattccactggacagagagatgcttcttcctttagagggccgattctccaggggccccatctcttagtgggtagctcattcttggcgagaaacgttggatccggaaagagatttagttcaccatttggtgtaaactatgtggccgtcatccctcgagagggccactatttcactaactctggctcctgaggctagtgcaaataaaaatatcactttctgagtcaagtctttttagcgagcaatcttcattctTCAGggtcgaagccagatgaagcaccttatccaaggaccatgaaatagccataggaggggctgcaggtcgaagtttagcacaggctttcggaatcttattgaagatttcattagaaaagtccacttggaaggcataaagaatcggtctagccaaggcagatttgcatgtcgtaatcgtattagccgctagtccttgtccgtgaagatggatgaagaaggacaagcagaaatccgtagaaatctcttgaggtttctttgccttgacaaaggccacccatttcttccaggaggattcgtattgtcttctcgttgactttgacttgtactcttctaagaagttaatactgtctgccgaaaacccgaaccttttcttgaccgctagggtgagaaatcatgagatgaaggttctgggttttctctgatgaagcgtagacagtcgatttctgtactagctgagtcagaactggttccggcaacgggatcagcttcaggcgtagttctgttatcaacggaaaccatacactgcctggccacttgtgggccactatcgctgcccatccccgaaaggatctcagtttgtcgagtgcttccaacagaaggttggttggtgggaacaggtaaatcctggaccacctgttccaatccggggacattgcgtccatagcttccgctagaggatcctcgtacggggctacgtactgggccaacttcttgttgtcgctcgttgcgaatagATCTATTTGCAATtctgggactttgttcaatatgaacgagaatgatcctgcgtctagggaccattcggactctatcgggctgaacctggatagagcgtccgctgtcacattgcggaatccttgaaggtggattgctgataagtgccatttcatcttcttggacagatgaaagattgctagtatcacatgatttagctgaggcgatctcgaaccttgtcgatttatgcatctcataaccacttcgctgtctagaaccagacgaatgtggatagagcggcgaagtttcagtttcttctgggaaagaaacactgccatggcttccaggtaattgatgtggaaggacttgaagagggggaaccaagttccctgtacctttcgatgatgagaatgacccccccatccttcctttgaggcatccgtgtggacggtgactgcaggaggggttggttgcaagggtacttttcctcttaagctcttcacttccgaccatggcttgagaattgatcgtagatgacttggtagtggtcttagtagatctctttgatcgttgtaagcgaattttctccagatccctgatgcatct comes from Palaemon carinicauda isolate YSFRI2023 chromosome 19, ASM3689809v2, whole genome shotgun sequence and encodes:
- the LOC137659075 gene encoding zwei Ig domain protein zig-8-like; this encodes MDVRIKIMVIMLFGSTTATYLKETLIATSISTSVVGVPVILPRKSRFPRFVVVSEGQYDHAHHTHHTHEEHQIHEPHFASTNSTINVYLGTTATLDCMVHDVTNESVSWLRDVDDNLELLTWESHTYSKDSRYSLLQESGDKWQRWQLVIRDAQVKDGGQYRCQVATLPPLLLISTLNVTEPQVQVVDDRGTKVAEKHYNSGSMIELKCVIESAPFPYGQVTWKRGQETLRFNSSVGGISVRGNADTGYIRSRLYLADASPPHTGVYSCWYNNYSSDEVTVHVIPGLGGVLKLGQSENAQVSKRNRKKHKGANHLVIRGIMAYDHTDTPRVKS